Within Solea solea chromosome 1, fSolSol10.1, whole genome shotgun sequence, the genomic segment GAGCCATTGGAGCGGGGCATGGTCTGACCAGAGGGTGAATGGGCAGCAGAGGGCACCAACCGCCTACCGTATGGCGAGGCACTCTTTTTCCACCGTACTGTAGTTCACCTCCAGTACAGTACGGGGCGGtcgaccccctccacctcctgggaCAAAACGGCCCACAGCCCGCTGTTCAAGGCGTCGGTCTGCAGGATGAAAGGGAGATAAAAGTTAGGAGTGTATAAAAGTCGCTCCCCACAGAGGGCTCGCTTTACCCTCTCAAACGCCAGCTGACACGGCTCCGTCCACTGGATCTGAGGCCCCCTTTCGGGTCAGGTCGGTTAGGTGGCTGGTCAGCTCCGAGAAAGCCGGAATGAACCTCCTATAGTAACCAGCCAGCCCCAGAAACCTCCTaacctctttttttgtcttgggAATTGGGCAGGCTGTAACCTATGCAGTCTTTTGTATCTGTGGTCGCACCTGCCCACCCCCCAAGTGGTACCCAAAATACCGTACCTCCCTCCGTCCAACCACAAAGCCCCGCCTTCCTCAGGGACTCAAGCACTGCTCCCACCTGCTGCATGTGCTGCTCCCAGgtctcactatgaatgatgacatcatccaagTAGGCCGCAGCATATGCAAAGTGAGGCCGCAGCACCCAGTCCATGAGGCGCTGAAATGTAGCTGGGGCCCCGAACAACCCAAACGGAAGTGTGACAAATTGGTACAAACCATACGGAGTGGAGAAGGCCGTCTTTTCCCTGGGATCTAGCGACAAGGGAATCTGCCAGTAGCCCTTGGTTAAATCCAGTGTTGTGAACAACCGTATTGACCCATCGTTCCAACACCAGTCGCTGTTGGACTCTTCTATTACCCCCGTCTCCAACATGGCCTGACGTTCTACCTGaacaatttttcttttgtgttctgGCAGCCGACAGGGTCGTGAGCGTACTGTCACGCCTGGAGGTGTTTCTATGTGGTGGTGTATGAGACTTGTGCACCCTGGCAGGGGAGAGAACACATCAGCAAACCGCTGCTGCAACAAGCCCACGTCTGCTCTCTGGCCCGCTGAGAGATGGTCGTCAACAGGGACCGGCGCTGACTGGCGCACAACCTCATAGTCAACATCCCCCACGCGCCGTGTGAGCGGACGCCCAGTAATTCGTATAGCTTGCGTAGTGTATGTGACATAAATGATGTGCCCTGATCAGTCAGATAACTTGAAACAACTCGGTAGATAACTTGAAACAGCGCCTGCGCAACACTCTTCGCAGAGATATTGCGCAGGGGCACTGCCTCGGGATAGCGTGTTGCATAGTCCACTAGGACTAGCACAAAGCGATATTCCCGTGCACTCCTGTCTAATGGCCCAATGAGGTCCATGGCAATTCTATCAAAAGGGACCTCAATAAGTGGCAATGGGCGCAACGGTGCTTTTGGGGTAGCCGGTGGATTGACTAACTGGCATTCACGGCAGGATGCACACCACCGACTTCCGCCCGAATGCCCAGCCAGTAAAATCGGGCCATAATCCGGTTCAGTGTTTTATCATATCCCAGGTGGCCCGCCATGGGGTTGTGATGAGCCGCCTGAAAAATAGTTTCACGACAGCATTTCGGTACTAACAACTGGGTGAGCAGCCCAGCAACCCGAACCACTTGCCCCACCTCCATGAGGGGGCACTCTTCCCACACCGCCAGCACACCTGCCCTGGCCTCTGAGGAGCCCCCCGGGGTGCCAGGTGATCAGACACGTAGGCTGGGCCCTGTGGAACAGCCTAGGGTTATTAGTAGGCCGGAGCAGTGCATGCTCCggtagtgtatgtgtgtgtgtgtatggtgcgCCTGTTGCTGAAAATCTCTTCCTCGGGGCTGGAGTGGGGCGGCCTGCAGGAATCGCCGCTGGCCTTGCCTCCTTCCTCATGCTCCACCGGGGAAGGGAGAGGTGGTCCTCCGTGAGGATGACCGCTGCCTCGATGTTGGGGGGTGGTGGCACTGGACTCAATTGGCTGTGGACGATGGTAACCCCGTCGTGAACTGCTCCAGCACCACCTGACCCACGACGTCCTCCGCAGAGTGGGTCTGGAGCCAGCACCTCGCTGCGTCCAGGAGctgaagaattaaaaaaaattgttttattaatccccttagggaaattattcctctgcatttgacccatactagaattaggagcagtgggctgccacactgagtaggcccaaggagcaatgggggttgggtaccttgctcaggggtaccccagccactttggccaggtggggatttgaaccggcgaccctccggttacaagccaagttccctttccacttggccacgggctgctaCGCGCATGCAAAGGGACGGCTGGCTTCTCAAACCCCCGGCCGGTGTCCTTCCGGTGTCCTGCCTAGCCGGTCCAAGATGGTTTTCTTCAGCTGGGTGAAGTTGTGACGAGAAGCCGCCGGCAGGCTGTGCGCGGCCAGCTGCGCCACCCCGGACCGCCCTCTCCTCCTCGGGCCACCCACACGCCTCTGCCGTGCCCTCGAAGATGTCCAGGAACACCTCCGGGTCATCTTCCGCGGCCATGCGTTGTAGGGCGACAGACGGAGGCCGATCCCGACTGGGCTCTGGATCGGTACCCTGGGCGCCCGGGCACTGCAGCAGCTCCCGCAGGAGAGCACGATCATCCAGCTGGGCTGCCACGATGTCCGCAAGGACCcgggactgctgctgctgaagcgtggttgtggaaaataatcttttgTTTTGGTCTAACAGAAAAAGTccaacaaaaatacagaaataatacGCTGTCGCAGTCGATCTCTTTCTcgctcctgcttcctccttctggacccagcctactgcaagagaccagaaccaggttacaagtgtgcttatatagctgactgattacctgattctgtccagctgtctgatcaccggctgagccactcctccctctcctccagcagtcgCCGCTCTAACCAAACCCCACTGCCACAGTGTGTTTTGATGTGAACAGCACCACCCTCTCCCCCAGGACCTGCCAATCAGCCCATCCCCGGCAGCATTAGCCTTACCAAACCTTTCACATTCTACTTCCTCTTACTATTACTAAGAGGAAGTAATTACTATTACTGGATAATGGCGCACATGTTCTGTGTGGTGCATTCTGCATTCTGTTCATAGATGCTACTCTCATCCATAGATCAACATATCCATGCCAGTACAAggaacacagaacaacaacactgcagacacacaaaacagaccAAGCCTGCACAACAAAACCAGAGaggatatacatatatatacatatatacatatacatatgtgtatatatatatatatacatatatatatatatatatttatatgtttatataggAAACATAATAGTAATAAAGGCACAGCACGAATTAGCCTCTACTTGCTTTTGAATTGTTCTTCTCTTCACAAATGCTGTGGGGGGagttttgtggtcattttaacTCACACCCGGTTGAACCAGATGCTGATGGATCATGGTCTGTTCACAACCAGAATCCAGCAGAGCCTGGTGTGTACCCCCCTGTATACATACCGGTATACGGTACGTCCCTTTCGAACCGGGGGAGGGGTGGAACCACTTGCTCCACCTACATGAGGGGGCACTCTGCCCACACCGCCAGCACACCTGCCCTGGCCTCTGAGGAGCCCCCCAGGGTGCCAGGTGATCAGACATGTAGGCTGGGCCCTGTGGAACAGCCTAGGGTTATTAGTAGGCCGAAGCAGTGCATGCTccgggtgtgtatgtgtgtgtgtgtatggtgcgCCTGTCGCTGAAAATCTCTTCCTCGGGGCTGGAGTGGGGCGGCCTGCAGGAATCGCCGCTGGCCATAGagttttgtggtcattttaacTCACTtattgaattgttttattttgttatccTGTTACTTTGTTAATAGTATGTGTTCTTCAAACACCACTTGTATATTTTACCGAATGTGACATTAATTATAAGTAATTCATTttccacgtctctctctctctctgtctgtctctctttgaaatgttttgtagATGAACTTTTCAATGAAGACATCTTCCCTAAAGCTGACATATCTAGTGAgtaatattacattattttatattactactattattattatcattagtgtTATTAGAATAGTACTAATATATTGTAATGTTGGTGTACAGCACAAACTACAGCCTGTATGTGGAtgtacctgtgtgtgcatgcgtctATGTGCtcggggatgtgtgtgtgtgtatgtctgccGGGAATTTTAGCTATTTTTTCTCTTCGGAAGAAAGCCAGGTTGTCGGTCATACTGCACACCGGAAGATCAACGAGTATGtcctttatgtgtttattttccttcttgAGACGCCGCGCTTCCTCAGTGAGGGATTTCACTGACCTTTTCAGAGAATAATTTTCAGCCTGTTGCTGGCTTAACTCGAGAGATTCCCGCAGTGATTGAAACTCTTTGTGCAGGAAAATCAAGTGTCATTAGAGGATATGGTTGGGATAGATGCGTGCCGCCATGTTTGATTTGCACAGGTCTCATGCAGTATTGTGATACCATCCCAGcatctctgttttctgttttaaaaaatgattgtaAATTTTACTGAGGTTGGATGTAACAGTTTGATTggcatgtcatttttttgtttcatgatCTCTTTGCCAGATGGATTTGGCTCAGACCCTTTCAAAGGCAGTGACCCCTttgcagcagacattttgtttccAGAGACCAATATTGGCACTGATGGAAATACTGGTGATGAAGCAGACACCAGTTTGTCCTGTGCTGAAAACAAAGCCTCAACAGGAACTCAGTGCTTTGAGTCTGAATTCCCAGATGAAGACAGCGACATAGAAAACAGCTACAGCCAAGAGGAACAAGACGTCATCGGTCATTCTCATGGATTCAAGCCTATTCAGAGTTCATCAGAGGAGCTGGGGCCAGAACCAATCCAGGGCTGGAGATCCCAGGGTCAGTACTCTGTAGAATCAGACCCAAATGGTTATGAGTTGGACCTTGGTGCCATCTCTCCCCCTTCTGACATAGAAGAACACAGTCTGGGATGTTTAGCTGGAGAAGCTACTCCTGAGGCACCATCGCATCTTGAACAAGGTAACTCACACTCTGACACTTGCAGTGTGTAAACTCATGCTGCAGAAGACAAAGACTCTcaggaaatgaaacaaatacaagtatttGAACCCAATTTACAGTGAGTGAAAGAAGGAGAAATGGagggagacaaaagaaaaaaatgaaataagagcAAAACCAAATGACACCAAAGTAGCCTTACCTAATTGTATGGTTTCTTACCGAATCATCGCACATGACATATTAAAAATTCCCTCCCTTGTACAGCATTTTGCTATACAAAAAATCCTTACGAGACATGTGGTCTAACAGTGTATATAAACCCTTCACAAACAGTTTTTAATGTATAAAGAAAGAAGGAGGATTTTaccatgtaaaaaaacacaaacacagctgtaaTCCACTGGTGTTTCCTGTCAAGTCAGTGAGTTAAATATATATGAGTTAAGAGATAAAACTGGTTTTATATACTTTATCTGTTAAAATGCACACAATGTAATCAATTCATTCATCATCCACCGTTCCTCCACATGATAgtcaaacaaccactcacacctatcgtcagtttagagtgtccaattaacttctGCATGACTGTGAGGGGAAGCCGGGGAATCTGtagaaaaaccacacacacacacactcacaaacacacttcatgcagaaagacccttgttccaataAACAGCACCAGTGCCAGTTTTAAGTGTTAAGAGTTCAATGTGCAGACTGAATATAGCGGATCCTTACAATACCCTTGGGTGCTTTTTATGAGTGTGGAAACAGCCAgagtggacattattccagatcTGCAGCATCACATCTTCAACTCTCTGATCAACGTTCACACATTCTACTCCAGAGAATGCttacacatcacaataaaaagtTATTGAAGTTAAGTAGCGTTTTAGTCTGTAACAATGCTGAAGTTGGCATTCAGACTCGCAGCAAACTTAGGGGAGCCTTAACTTACAACGATCATGTCCATAACTGTTTTATTAATGTCATTAAGGCTTTACATATAtgcactttaactttaacatcAGTAAGTTGTAAGTTGCATTTCCTTTACGTTTACCTTAGTTAACTGCCGACCGGGAAGCTCTAAATCTGGATGTTTTTTGTCCTTCCAGTCTTGACCTCTTCATTGTTGTCTTTTTACAGGTCTGAGTTCTGAACCAGCTCAGGCAATCTCTGAACAAGCTCCCTTGAAAACAGATTGGACAGGTGAAAAAGAGCAATCTATGTCGCAGGGTGCTACCTCTGGGTATTGGGAAGGTTGGTCTAGCAATATGGAAGAGGAAACCCAAATCCCTACAACTCCCCAAAACTCACAAGATGCCCATAACCTCTTTATCCAGCCTGATTTAGATCAAAGCGGGGAACTAAGCTTTGACTTAAGCTATGAAGCGACCAGTCAGTCTTCCTTTGACCCATACGGGTTTAAACTCAGTCCAGAACATTCTAGTCACACACTCCTAGACCCAGATGAAGCCGAACTGAGCCCTGAACCCAGTGAGAACTACCTGGCCTTTGACACTGAGTCATCTTCCTCTCAAACAAACCATCTCAACTTCCACACTTGTGATTTTGACATCAATATGTCCCAGAAAGTACGGGACTCTGACCCTTATGGCTTTAAGCTCAGTCCTGAGGATGAGAACCAGGAGGTACTGGATGTCTGTGGCTATGATGACCATGAGACAATGGACCCTTCCACATATGATAAAGTAGAACCCTCTGGTTATTGTAATCAAGAAGTACTAGAATCTAACGCCAATGAAAACCAAGAAGTTCTTGATCATTGTGGCCACAATAACCAGAAGGATTCACACAACAATGAAAACCAAGAGGTGCTTGAGTCTTCTTACATTGACAACAAGGAAATAGATAGCAATGACAATGGAATTGGCAAGGAATTCTTGGATCATTTTAGTCATGACAACCAGGAGGTGGTTAAGCCCTATctcaaaatgaacaaaaaggaaCTACTTGAACCTTGTAACCAAGAAGTTCTTGAACCTTGTAGCCTGGGCAACAAAGAATTGCTCCATCCTGAGAATCAAGAAGTACCAGATTTAGATAGCGATGGTAACCAAGAACTACTGGATTTTGATGGCAAAGGCAATCAAGAGGTGCTAATATGTGAAAGCCACAACAACCAGGAACCCATGCGGCATGGTAGCAAGGAAAATCAGGAATTACTAGACTTAGGTAGCCGTGGCAACCAAGAGGTGTTGGATTTGTTGAGTAAAGAACGTTTACCTGAAGCAAACAACAACCAATGTTTTATTGAACCAGAACTCAGTCCCACCAACAACAGCTCAGACAGTGATGTGGCAATAGAAGACCTGCTGGGACTTGAACTCAGTGACACCAGTATGTGCACGGCCAACAATGATGACACCATCAACATCTCTGCCAACCACAACCTGGATACATCCACCAGTCACATATTGGAGGGTGATCTGGGTTCTGTGTTCAGAGCTGGAGGATATATCGGTTGTCCAGATGTAGCTGATGACCTTGAACCCCTGGGCAGAATGCAGGTCAACCCAGTAGCAGAGGCAGTGAAACCAGTAAGACCAGTAAGGCCTCCTCGGCCCTCACTCAAGGTTAGTTGGAAACCACTTGCAACTCACATCTATTACTCATCTTCTGCAGAGAACAGTACAGAGATTTATGGGTCCACTGGTTTTCTCAGTGAGCTAGAATTCATTTTAATCAACAAGAACTGTTTATTTCCTAATGTTGCATCAGATCAAAGTTTTATTCTATCCAAAACTTCCACAGTGAAAGTTAAGAAAGGGCCATACAGCAGCGTAGTggcaagcactgttgccttacaacAAAAAAGGCCTGGGTTCACAATAGGTTTGGGCGATTGGACGAATACATCTGTATTCATGACTGGCTGAGtccatcatttttattatattattattattattatctttaccAATTGCTATTGGAGCTGTTTTCAGagcaggtaacagcgtgtcttcagcccttcaccccccttgttttcagtattttggattagtccaacccacaggagacagaaagactacagaacgtccggtggttttatttaatgttgagctacagtcagtcgtcctctaacatccatgtcaaagacatcacagtgtggcagcattttacaaaaatagatggcgataaaaaagtcaaatgctaagtttgccagcaacagttttcatatcacagctcgactacaaacatatcatataaaaataGTAAGATAACTTGTCTACGTTATGTTGCTCCGTCTGTTTTGAATTCATgatcatatcagaattggcatatttcaatgttttagtctaataatcattgattcGTGTTATAACTGCAGGAGCACTCACCTGCAACAACGGCAGcgatctgtttgtgtctcagccgtGAAGCTGACCTCCTAttttcagtgtctctgtgtgaagaCATGAGACAAATCATCTAAATATACCTCAACAGTTGATATTGCGCTGATATCaacgtagtatagtatatagtatgttttcGGAAATCATGTGCTATGATATTGCGCAGATGCACGTGaaaagtatacatatatgtcatgCCATTCTGTATCCTGAGTTTTAGTAGCccggtggagtggctcagtggttaagactggtaccgtGTGCGAAAGgcttcatggtcgcaatggcCGCAAGTTCAACTctacccctggctgattgtaattccattgtaagttgctttggataaaagagtcTGCTAAATGCAGTAGCGTActgtggggtttcagtcagggccttcagtaaaaaaaaaacacaaacacactattattcacgagacagttgaaaaagtaattgaatttagacacgttcagacatacacttatttgattattaaaaaaaataacaataataataataataataatcataaaaaaatacttttttcatactgacagcccaccactggctaaatgacatgtaatatgtattatatgtcatatattgatttaacataaataccttgtgtgtgtattcattgcacctttctgttctgtttattgttatttgaagcccatggttataattattcataaatatgcaGTGTCATAATAACTACATCTCTGACGTTTATAACAAACCAAACCGTTTGAAAATCACTAGAAAATTTAGcaagttatggttatttaaaaagtctaCTTCAACACATGTTATGTGGCAAGATGGCTGCCCTGTGCAGACGTTTGACACTCCGCCGTAAGACATCtagcctttatatatatatatatatatgcatgaaCAGCTCAATATGACGTTCCCAAGGACGCAAACACTATATTCAGCACTGAACAGTTCCTGCATAGAAATACAGTAATAATAGGCAATTTACAACAATACCTGTGTACAAACACGCagctggggtgggggggggaattCCAATGAATTGAACGAATTTTGGGTCACTGTAAATTCATTCAAACTTTAGAAAAAGCGACAGTCACAAATACTCGTGCAGACTGGTTATTTTGGTCTGCTGGCTTTCCTCTTGCGTCCGGTTTCTCCCTAAAACCGGATGCAAATGCTCCCAAATAGGGGATTTTGTGTTCTTCTCCAACAAATGCTTCCATAATTGCCCCGCCCCCACCACCAGCAATCGCCCGTTGTTATGCTGCTAGTGGCCGATtggaaaatgtttctttatCGCCCGAACCCTCGTTCACGACCGGTCCAAtcgagggcctttctgcgtggagtttgcatgttctccccatgtgcacACGGGTTTTCTCCGGCTCCTCTGgattccttccacagtccaaaaacatacagaggataattggacactctaacttAACCGTAGGTGTGACTGTGAATCGATGAgtgttgtccctgtgatggacgctctcgtggaggacaaagtggtagacaatgaatgaatgaattcactaaattttttaatgttgtctttcatgtgtgttttaggTAAAGGAGAAGGCTCAGTCCCAGACTCAGGGCATTGACCTGAAGTGATCTGTCCTTGTCAACACTTGAGTGAAGGTCACATCAAGGTTAACATAACAGCAACACAAGAGATCAAGTGGATGAGCAGATGAGTAAGAGGAAGCACGGAGAAATAGAGGAAAGGGGATATGACCGCGAGGAGAAGaaacataaataattattaattttatcTATACCATTCATTTTTATGGTAGGTGGTTGGCTTTAATCCCAGTTTCACTGGGTCACTTCTGTGAGGAATTGtgcatgttttatgtgtgtgtgtgtgtgtgtgtgtgtgtgtgtgtgtgtgtgtacttgtacatagATCTTTTTGAGGACCAGAAAACTTTTAAACCACAAGAAGTGcggacattttgtgaaagtggCGACcgtttggctggtcctcacctTTTTGTCCTGACATGAAAAGTACTGCTCATGGGTGAAGACTTAGTTTAAGGGTTATGGTTATAACTAGGTTTAGTttggggttaggttaaggggttAGGTGATGTATCGTGTCTACGTTAGTCCTCAataagaatgctgtacaagaatgtgtgtatgtttgtgtgtatgtggctgACTTCAAAgtaatgtatttattgattgattctTGGCTTCAGTCTACTTTGAATGATTTAAGGAAGTCAGGGCTGCAAACATCCAGAGGAAGATACATTTTGAGGTTATCATGTTTGCCCTGTCATTCTGATCATCACATTGTGTTCAGATATCAGGTAACAGATGTTGTAGGCACTGAAGCATTGTTCAGTTAAGGTTACATTTCAGTTCACACCTACCTCATCACGACTTAGCTATGACTGCATGATAACACCGTGAACCCTGTGAACGCAAATCTTTATTTTCACACGTGTGAAATCCTGTCATTCATGACAAACCACTAAGACGGTGGAAAGTGTAAAAGTGACTTTAGTTCAGCATGTGAGACTTCTGTTGGTTCTTGTAACCATTGATAATACTGCCTTCTATAGCTCTCTTTTCAGGGGTTGTTTATGTGCTCCTAATTATTGTTTTGAACAATTCATATACATCCACTCACTGGCCACATTTTGCAAAATACTCcccatctggcaccaacaactgTGCCATGTTCAAAGCCACGTAAATCCCCTTTTCCtccctcattctgatgctcaatttgaacttcagcagcttTTCTTCAACATGTGCACATGCCGAAATGCAATGAGTTGCAGATTAGTTGTTTAGATAGTTGCGTTAACAAGCAGTTTAATGGGTATACCTAATAAATTGTCAGTGGGTGTATTTCATAAACCTATATTAGAGTTGTATTTCCTTGACTGATTTATGGAGCTGttcataaaatacaaaacatttacaagCTTCTTGAGAGTTGAGTTCATTGGAAAATTTTAAAGAGGAACTAAACCCCTGGTCTGAGGCTGACTCCGCCCCAATGCCTGTTTTtgaaaatctacaaaaagtggGGAGTGGGGAGGGGAAGGAGGCATGACTGAGCACCGCAGGGGGCCTGAGGATCGAGTGACAGCGGTATCTCCGGTCGCAGCTTAGAGCTGCATTCAGcgtgagacacacacatttcattaagTTTACACACTTGCACgtcacacatgacatttctcgCACATACATTTGTAGTCTGTGAGTCGGTGGCAGAAGGCAGATTGCGCTGCgtagttcattcatacagctgtcttgaattagcgACCTGATCGGCCAATCAGGAAATAGCACTCACTGTTGTCGGGTAAATACACTGGCTGCAGAATGGACTCACTGCACTCTGGTGCGCTCAGCTCCGCCCCAGTTACACTGCTTATGTCTCACGTCCGCCCGCCTCCACGCAGCTGCACAGCTGGAGTCAGAGACTAGTTATCTTTTAGTCTGAAAAGTAAACCGGATGTTTTATATTCCGACTTCCTCTCTCGCTCGTGCTCAAGTCTGCTGGATTTCTGTGGTTC encodes:
- the LOC131465928 gene encoding uncharacterized protein LOC131465928 isoform X2, which codes for MEEPAVQQEKIEGLWEGGHDEGKAGWKNDCSLSSLLKHSCFLCWSSPRDTDVVETDERVLAKVAEIRVRRPQHLALELENAVEVENLELQEQQSDRKELEETLVKLESHKEKLVQQIKATRQLCYEESQQILALQTEEVQKESQVEEYERELARARWRLRRLKEEVKQAKRKVEEAGERNTPLQDSIRQSYEEILQEENTLCSLSGSAVTPESQLEESLSPADTTEEDPLPLKPWGRSQSLPAYADLIMRASGSSFCNNLADTREELDNSGSNSTKMDRSDVEDNPQEGEIIKEGQQEKEECPNPLSQLDFYQANPFASCQSDHELFNEDIFPKADISNGFGSDPFKGSDPFAADILFPETNIGTDGNTGDEADTSLSCAENKASTGTQCFESEFPDEDSDIENSYSQEEQDVIGHSHGFKPIQSSSEELGPEPIQGWRSQGQYSVESDPNGYELDLGAISPPSDIEEHSLGCLAGEATPEAPSHLEQGLSSEPAQAISEQAPLKTDWTGEKEQSMSQGATSGYWEGWSSNMEEETQIPTTPQNSQDAHNLFIQPDLDQSGELSFDLSYEATSQSSFDPYGFKLSPEHSSHTLLDPDEAELSPEPSENYLAFDTESSSSQTNHLNFHTCDFDINMSQKVRDSDPYGFKLSPEDENQEVLDVCGYDDHETMDPSTYDKVEPSGYCNQEVLESNANENQEVLDHCGHNNQKDSHNNENQEVLESSYIDNKEIDSNDNGIGKEFLDHFSHDNQEVVKPYLKMNKKELLEPCNQEVLEPCSLGNKELLHPENQEVPDLDSDGNQELLDFDGKGNQEVLICESHNNQEPMRHGSKENQELLDLGSRGNQEVLDLLSKERLPEANNNQCFIEPELSPTNNSSDSDVAIEDLLGLELSDTSMCTANNDDTINISANHNLDTSTSHILEGDLGSVFRAGGYIGCPDVADDLEPLGRMQVNPVAEAVKPVRPVRPPRPSLKVKEKAQSQTQGIDLK
- the LOC131465928 gene encoding uncharacterized protein LOC131465928 isoform X3, translating into MEEPAVQQEKIEGLWEGGHDEGKAGWKNDCSLSSLLKHSCFLCWSSPRDTDVVETDERVLAKVAEIRELENAVEVENLELQEQQSDRKELEETLVKLESHKEKLVQQIKATRQLCYEESQQILALQTEEVQKESQVEEYERELARARWRLRRLKEEVKQAKRKVEEAGERNTPLQDSIRQSYEEILQEENTLCSLSGSAVTPESQLEESLSPADTTEEDPLPLKPWGRSQSLPAYADLIMRASGSSFCNNLADTREELDNSGSNSTKQMLCYLEPQMDRSDVEDNPQEGEIIKEGQQEKEECPNPLSQLDFYQANPFASCQSDHELFNEDIFPKADISNGFGSDPFKGSDPFAADILFPETNIGTDGNTGDEADTSLSCAENKASTGTQCFESEFPDEDSDIENSYSQEEQDVIGHSHGFKPIQSSSEELGPEPIQGWRSQGQYSVESDPNGYELDLGAISPPSDIEEHSLGCLAGEATPEAPSHLEQGLSSEPAQAISEQAPLKTDWTGEKEQSMSQGATSGYWEGWSSNMEEETQIPTTPQNSQDAHNLFIQPDLDQSGELSFDLSYEATSQSSFDPYGFKLSPEHSSHTLLDPDEAELSPEPSENYLAFDTESSSSQTNHLNFHTCDFDINMSQKVRDSDPYGFKLSPEDENQEVLDVCGYDDHETMDPSTYDKVEPSGYCNQEVLESNANENQEVLDHCGHNNQKDSHNNENQEVLESSYIDNKEIDSNDNGIGKEFLDHFSHDNQEVVKPYLKMNKKELLEPCNQEVLEPCSLGNKELLHPENQEVPDLDSDGNQELLDFDGKGNQEVLICESHNNQEPMRHGSKENQELLDLGSRGNQEVLDLLSKERLPEANNNQCFIEPELSPTNNSSDSDVAIEDLLGLELSDTSMCTANNDDTINISANHNLDTSTSHILEGDLGSVFRAGGYIGCPDVADDLEPLGRMQVNPVAEAVKPVRPVRPPRPSLKVKEKAQSQTQGIDLK
- the LOC131465928 gene encoding uncharacterized protein LOC131465928 isoform X1 encodes the protein MEEPAVQQEKIEGLWEGGHDEGKAGWKNDCSLSSLLKHSCFLCWSSPRDTDVVETDERVLAKVAEIRVRRPQHLALELENAVEVENLELQEQQSDRKELEETLVKLESHKEKLVQQIKATRQLCYEESQQILALQTEEVQKESQVEEYERELARARWRLRRLKEEVKQAKRKVEEAGERNTPLQDSIRQSYEEILQEENTLCSLSGSAVTPESQLEESLSPADTTEEDPLPLKPWGRSQSLPAYADLIMRASGSSFCNNLADTREELDNSGSNSTKQMLCYLEPQMDRSDVEDNPQEGEIIKEGQQEKEECPNPLSQLDFYQANPFASCQSDHELFNEDIFPKADISNGFGSDPFKGSDPFAADILFPETNIGTDGNTGDEADTSLSCAENKASTGTQCFESEFPDEDSDIENSYSQEEQDVIGHSHGFKPIQSSSEELGPEPIQGWRSQGQYSVESDPNGYELDLGAISPPSDIEEHSLGCLAGEATPEAPSHLEQGLSSEPAQAISEQAPLKTDWTGEKEQSMSQGATSGYWEGWSSNMEEETQIPTTPQNSQDAHNLFIQPDLDQSGELSFDLSYEATSQSSFDPYGFKLSPEHSSHTLLDPDEAELSPEPSENYLAFDTESSSSQTNHLNFHTCDFDINMSQKVRDSDPYGFKLSPEDENQEVLDVCGYDDHETMDPSTYDKVEPSGYCNQEVLESNANENQEVLDHCGHNNQKDSHNNENQEVLESSYIDNKEIDSNDNGIGKEFLDHFSHDNQEVVKPYLKMNKKELLEPCNQEVLEPCSLGNKELLHPENQEVPDLDSDGNQELLDFDGKGNQEVLICESHNNQEPMRHGSKENQELLDLGSRGNQEVLDLLSKERLPEANNNQCFIEPELSPTNNSSDSDVAIEDLLGLELSDTSMCTANNDDTINISANHNLDTSTSHILEGDLGSVFRAGGYIGCPDVADDLEPLGRMQVNPVAEAVKPVRPVRPPRPSLKVKEKAQSQTQGIDLK